TTTCGGTGTTGTAATGGAATTAGTTCTCCATTTTCTTGTTGTATTAATATGTTCTCTAAATTTTCTTGTGATGGattgatttcattattttctgaatttttttctgtgtttattttgttttctgtttcgtttatgctgttttctttgttttcaatgttcttagctgtgtcatttttttcctggttttctttgtttttctgtgttgttgtcggtttgttttgtatcattattttttttgtgtatgaggGATTTATACTGTCTGATTGGTTAGTTTtttctgtattgttttgtgactttgttttttgtgcgtAGGATATTAATGAGTTTATGTGTGTTCTGGGAATATTAGGGCATTGTCTTCTCCTAATTCTTCTGGCTTCTCCATATGTTACCTTAttcatcgtttttattttttgaatttcgATTTCATCCAAAAATACTGGGCAAGTTTTTTGTAGTGTATGGTGCCCTTCACCGCACGATACACACTTTAACACATTACATTCTTCCTCATGCGCTATCTCGCTACACTTAGCgcacactctttctctcttgcacCACTTTTTAGTATGACCCATTCGCATGCAGTTACCGCAGCGCATAGGTTTCGGGATATATGTTTCTACTTTTATCGGATACAAACCGAAATCGATCATCCTTGGCACATTCGTTGAGTAGAAAGTAATCACTGCTGTACgcgtgtttattattttgtcctctacttttctttttagtaTTGTCACTTCGATCACTTTATCCGCCATTAGTCcctcttttatttcttcttcgctCATGAACTCGATGTCGGGGCACCTTATAACCCCTTTGCAGGTGTTCAGTGTCGGGTGTTCATAcactttgattttgatttcatttgggCCACTTccgattttgtttaatttcatcaaattgtgtacctttttttgttggtttactCTCACTAACAGCCTTCCACCTCTCATTCTCGTGATTTGGGCTACATTTTCACCCACTACCgtgtcaattgtttttttgatcAAAAACGGGTTTACTCGGCTTAGATCCTTGTTTTCTGTAACGGATTCGATCAACAAAAATCTTGCGCATTTTGTCCCCCGAAACACTGTAGCACTGatcctttttttacttttctttttggttctcCCACAACATTTTCTTGTGGCTCCAGTTCATTGTAGTAATTGTAGAGGGGTATTCCCCCTCCGGGGTCGTTGACCCCCATCGTGCAAAAAACTCTTTTTCGTGTCCTTTTTTCGCATTCCTATGTAACTAAATTTTTCCCTTCAATTATATTCACTTCCAcgtgttccctttttttttttttttttttttcgtttgttcactCTAAAGTAACGGTTCACTCAAATGAGATGCGTGTTCCTTTTACGGTGTCCAACTGTCAAGTGCGGTCCGAATGGTCGAATTATGTCATTTGGGTGCTTTGACAACAGTAACGTCAACTCGCCACAACACTTCACGTTGGATATTTTGCTTGCTGGATATAACTTGCAATCTCTATGTATTAATATTCTGCGACTTTTTGAATATTACTATATTACATCATGATGTACGGGATACGAAATAGACTCGGTGTTGCTCGGGGTAAGTGTaatatgcttttgtttttctctaaTATGTTTGTATAATGTGGCCACCAACAGCTCTTTTAGGTTATGTGAATAAAGCCGCACTAGTGCCAGCtgcaacaaattttccactcCGTAAACAATACACGACGACCGTCGACAATAATTCCCCGGTCCAGTTTGATGAAAACCCATTCGCAAAGGAAAAAGTACAGTGCATTTTGTGCAAACATGGCATAAACCCGGATTACAAAAACGTTCAACTACTGTCACAGTTTCAAAGCCCATACACTGGCCGTGTTTACGGTCGACACATAACCGGTTTGTGCAAAAATCGACACGAGCAAGTAGAACGGGAAATCATTAAAGCACAAAATGCTGGATTTATGCCTACATACCATAAGGCTGTAGACTTCCTAAATGATCCAAAACTGTTTGATCCCGAAAAGGCGATTCGTCCGCACAAATATTAACTGAAGCAGTAAGGTAGGAATTCAATAAACTTGTATTAAAGTAGTTAATACATTAGATTGCTTTGCATGTTCATTACATCCGTATATCCTTGCCCGTATGTATTAGCCAATAAGAGCCAAAGAAATTTAagatttaaacaaaaagtatGAGGAATAGATTTATTCTAGTTGTTCAACATTTTAGTATATAGCAATATTTGTGTATGCTGTACATAATCCACGTTTAATCATTAGGGGTTTTGGATTTTGACCAAACATTGGTATTGCAATAACAATACTTTACAATGGGGAAACTTTGCTGCATTTTTTCAAATGGTGGTGGTAATATTGTAGCCCTAATCGCCCTAATAACCCTAGCGGTCTTCCCAGGTATGATTACCAatgtacagtcttttcccgagttacgcgaatccCGAAATTTTGACAACTCGTGAAATATTGTGGAATTGaagattttatttgttgaatttaaaatttcccaaaaattaaaatacgttacattttgatattaaaaacattaattttggtaaaaatgtaCTCTATTTGacgaaataaacgtaaaaatatcaattattaatgtacttcgtaacgtgaaaagaagaaagcgaTCATTGAatactaactataaacgatattatgaagggaattcgagttacgcgaatatcTCTGGCACGTATTACTCGCGTAAATCGGTTAAAAGACTGTACCTTTCATTTACCATGAGGCTAGGTACATTGGGAGTTTCTCATGATTTGTGGGAGACCAAAATGCATTGTTCTCTTGCTAACGTACCTGGGCAGATTGCTAGGTGTAGATGCACGGTAATATCCCTTGTTGGACTAGCTTAAGATTTTAAAGGATAGTCTTCTTATGATTTCTGAATTACTCTGTTATAATTACTATTCACTAAGTTCATTATTTGCAATAATCAGTCAATCAGTAAAGTCCTTTAGAAAATGTTTCGTCAAATTGATCtcattgattgattgattgatcatttatatttctattttcaacatatttcatgttttaatatatttggaattttttcatgtgttattttcaatacatttgcTAATGAAGTGATATTGTAAATCAAAATGTTTCTATCGCTTCGTTTctcgcagtttttttttttttgtttgattcgtAACTAATTCTCATTCCAAAgaaatttttcaattccaaTATATCGTTCATTTGGAATTTCGTTTTCAACTGTTCCTTCATTTGTTGTATTTAGTACCGGCGCTGGTCCCACACGACAGAACTGAGACTCAATTCCATCCGTACCTTTCCCCCGGAGCAGGGACTTGAATATCCGGTTACATAATAAATTTAGTCGATACGGTTTGATCGTTCCAACGGTTGTTTCTTCTcttgaataatattttccatatacaggcagtccccgagatacgcggttcctcttatacgcggatttgGAGAttcgcggtttttggaaatttgacagctgagttagtttatagtacaaaatctaagcaacaAGGTGTAacattggtctaaaatagcttcctttgtcatataaaacatttgtttttagtttactttaatgtattctatcagAAAATAGtctggtttgctgaataaattaagggTAGAGTAGAAAATCAACTTATCCAACTTTGATGTATAAACGATTtcactcccggattcgacatACGTGgtaattcgagatacgcggattttttcccgggttatagcagtccgctataatagcgtacctcggggactgcctgtattgtGATATCAAAACGAATCTTTTCCAAATGATTTCAATTTAGAAATGCTGTTCGCACATCTATTTGATGTAAATGAAAGTTTTCTGCAGTATGAAGCACTGCTACTACCAGAAAGATTCTTACAATcaaatgtaattttattaattcctATAATATCTTAAAAACTATGTATTAATAGTTAAATTGTCTACAATTGTCATAGCACGGGTGCATAGGTTTCTTAGTAATCGTATCGCTCTAAACGCGAACAACTTTTGACAACTAGATGCGCTTTATATCTATCTATAGATCCATTATCGGAATTTTTTATCTTAAATACCTACTTGCATGGCCCTCCATAGGCTCAGTCAGGAAGATCAACATTCTCTTATGTGTTATTCTTTTCATGTGAACGTGTTTCATTATCATTCTCACGTTTCCAGTCGGGGCCCATCACCTAATGAAAACCAGCAATATTACTTGCTTAATGTCTTAATACCGTAACTGCCATATTGTAAATCGTTGCCTTCTTAAAATTTCTTCATTATTCTTTTACATCGTTATCTACTTAGTTAATTTTTTGCAACAATTGTATAAAAACTATGACAAGagataaaaattcaaatgccCTCTGGGTTTGAGTCCACAGATAGCGAGCAGTTATGATAGCCCAAAGACCTAGAATATACAATTCATATAAAAACAttcaaggaaaaaaacatcacctaTTTCTGTTTTATGTGTTAGCATCGTTACTCTCATGTTGCCTTCGTTGTGCCGTAATTAAAAGGTATAACGGATACATAACACATCACCTCATAGATAATGTCACCTTTTTGTTGCACAGTACAATGCAcataaaaagtcaaattttgttCGCCATCTGGGCTATtcttacgatttttttttgttacaaaacccaaaaataaCTAATTCAAATGtattcaatatttaaaatacacATATGACCCAAAGGGCTTGAAAAGGTAGTTCGAGTTCGTCATATAAGATGTCTGCATTTCCTTCTTCCTTTTAACGCTTCCTGCCTCTGTGGTTGCTTCGTTTGTATTCAGCTGTCAGTATTCGTGTAAATAAGCTGATTAAAACTGAATAATCAGCTGTAGGTTTCGTTAGTCGCATAATTAAAACGAGGAACCGGTTTTACACTTGGTTAGTTTAGAGAACCTTCGCATCATCAAATTTTGTTCCAAATTAGTCACGTTTTTCAAAAGCAAACTTTGTCAACAAAGATGTTAAATGAATTAACGACTGAAACCGACACAGTTAGagcattcaataaaaaaaccgtacaaaaTCGTTCAATTACATTAGCTGATGAAATGAGTAAGTTCATCGAGGGATGTTCACATCTTGTTTGATTATGTATTCTATCTTGTTCAAATTATTTGtaaattttaccacgtaactGGATAGTTAGTcattgctacgggggattggtccggttcGTCCgggatttttaaaaattgaatatgGAGTACGGTTGCAtgcagaaatatttttttaaattgcaaatacgcaaaattgcaatttttttttaatcaacaatacgttacatttcatcattataaaatttaatttcataacattttattgtaattcttgaaataaacTCATTATGCGAAACATGTCATTGAACTTAGCAAGTGATAAAGTTTCATTACTTGAAGAAAAATCCAAATATCTGTTTTTTTGGTGTCCACACATGGTGCGACTTGTTAGTAAGCTTCTGTCCATTAAAAAGGGACGCATACGCCGTCGGTATCTGTAtgctaaaagaaaaaaatatagtaTAACCTGTTGTTGCTTAAGGCGATATGTAAATTCAGAATAAGGGAGAAGATCAATGCTCTTATCTTTCCCGGTGGACGCTTCTTGGTGTCATTCTATAACCATGCATAAAATATGCGATGGAATTAGTAATCCCGTCTACTTCATTTCCATATTATCTATAACCATTCAGTGATGAGCCTAaccaaaaatgtaaaataatttaaccaTCGCATACTCCAGCCAATTTCCTGTCTGACAGTCTCATGAATTCTTGCGTTACAACAAGTTTTGTTCTTTTAGTTTACATTTCTGCACAACACATTGAAAGCAGAATTAACTGAATGATCATAACTTTGTTGACCTTCCGCACTCGAATCGCTCGCAACTTAGAGGTGCTAATCTTTGGCCGACCCAGCGAcagagcattttttttaaatctaccTTTGCTGGTCTGGCTGAGGAGAtaagttgtaaaataaaacttaaacgATAGATCGCGATGGTCGTAATTCTTCAAAATGACTTAAGAGAAGTGCAGGTGTTATCCAATGATGTCATGTGGAGACATACTATATTGCATTATATATTTTCTGAGAATTATATATACTCGATAAATAAACGGTAAATTTCCCtatctctttatctctctctctctctctctctctctctctctttcatctctctctctctctacggATGAAGTACGATAAgatgttttccgttttcgatCTGCTACTATTCCATACCTCTTGGAATTAACCTTAGACGAACCAGTTTTCAATGTTTGTGAAAACCTTGAGTGTATCTGGTTTGTGAAGTATATGTTTCGttgtagttttaatttttgttattcgttTTAGTGGCTAATCTAAGCATAAGTCGGACTTAAGTTCGTTACCATTCGTCGCCACCGTCGTCATTGTTGGAGCGCGACTCACAAGGTCCGGTATCGTCCGATCGTTCATTCAGTGTGATCGTATCCACGCGGACGGTTGCTCGTCATTCGTGCTCGCGGTGCGGAGTATAGTGGTAGAAACTAGCAATACATTTGGTGGTAGTGTCGATGTAAACGATGAACGTGATTGTTCTCAACATTGCAAAGTAAAGAAACTGCTAAAATACAACATCTTCAATCAAGTGTATAACATTTTCCCGGCTGCTGGCATTTCActgagaaagagagaatttTAGATAAAACTCTATCACAATTCTACGATGCACACCTTCTCCAATCATCCAATCGGGTTGCTCCCGATGGAGCAGAACTATGACCCATCTAAACCTTCAATTGCGGAATTTTTTACCGGTCGAGACATTTTTGTCACCGGTGGTACGGGATTCATGGGTAAAGTCTTAATAGAAAAGCTTCTGCGATCCTGTCCTGAGCTCAATAATATCTACATTTTGATTCgtgagaaaaagcaaaaatcgaTAAAGGAGCGTATTCTGGAGATGCAGCAGCTTCCGGTTTGTAGTACCAAGAACTGCCACCGTTCagggtttaaaaaaatatttttaatgtttatttttgtgctaGTTATTCGATAAACTTCGCGGTGAACAGCCGGAACTATTAAATAAGATGGTTCCGGTGCAAGGTGATGTTTCGCTTCTAGGGCTCGGCCTGTCTCAGAATGACATCGACATGATGGCCAATGTCTCGGTCATTTTTCATGTAGCCGCCAGTGTACGATTCGACGATCCACTCAAGACCGCAATATTGCTGAATACACGCGGTACACGTGAGCTGGTCCattttgcagaacagttaccTTCACTTCGTGTGTTAATGCACGTTTCTTCTACCTACTCGAACCCAGATCGATATGTAATAGAGGAAGAGGTATGTACTTATAGAAGGCATATCGAATTACCCGGGTGTAAGATCGATCGACTCTCCGTATAGGTTTATCCAGCTTACGCTGATTGGCGGGACACAATACGCATTGCAGAAACGTTCGACGAGCAGACGCTCGATGTGCTCGCACCGAAATATATGGGATTCTTGCCAAACACGTACGTGTTTACGAAAAGTCTCGCCGAACAGATTGTAAACGAGCATAAGGACCGTCTGCCCATGATCTTGTTCCGGCCATCAATTGTCATCTCGTCGATGAAAGACCCTATTCCAGGCTGGATGGACAACTTCAACGGCCCGGTCGGATTGTTGGTCGGATGCGGCATTGGCATATGTCGTACAATGTATTGCGACCCTAACAACATTGCCGATTTTACGCCGGTTGACGTATGCATCAAGGCAATGATCGTTGCCGCGTGGAAACGTGGCACTGAACCAGTGCCCAGGTAAGCCTAATATCTTAAAAACGCCTCTAATGTGCC
This sequence is a window from Anopheles marshallii chromosome X, idAnoMarsDA_429_01, whole genome shotgun sequence. Protein-coding genes within it:
- the LOC128708945 gene encoding 28S ribosomal protein S18c, mitochondrial, whose amino-acid sequence is MMYGIRNRLGVARALLGYVNKAALVPAATNFPLRKQYTTTVDNNSPVQFDENPFAKEKVQCILCKHGINPDYKNVQLLSQFQSPYTGRVYGRHITGLCKNRHEQVEREIIKAQNAGFMPTYHKAVDFLNDPKLFDPEKAIRPHKY
- the LOC128715228 gene encoding putative fatty acyl-CoA reductase CG5065, translated to MHTFSNHPIGLLPMEQNYDPSKPSIAEFFTGRDIFVTGGTGFMGKVLIEKLLRSCPELNNIYILIREKKQKSIKERILEMQQLPLFDKLRGEQPELLNKMVPVQGDVSLLGLGLSQNDIDMMANVSVIFHVAASVRFDDPLKTAILLNTRGTRELVHFAEQLPSLRVLMHVSSTYSNPDRYVIEEEVYPAYADWRDTIRIAETFDEQTLDVLAPKYMGFLPNTYVFTKSLAEQIVNEHKDRLPMILFRPSIVISSMKDPIPGWMDNFNGPVGLLVGCGIGICRTMYCDPNNIADFTPVDVCIKAMIVAAWKRGTEPVPSSSNQDLPIYNCCISNLRNSTMSQIVEMGRTLSDEIPLDKCIWAPGGGITQIRIHNLIRVLLYHILPAILIDGIFRLMGQKPFLAKLQRKIYTANVALEYFILNNWDFKNGNFIKLASEIKPEDNKDFYYRDFIEFDVTLYFRNCILGARRYLLKEKDENIPRALTHLKRMKLLDKICKTIIVAVFMYITLIQFDMLGMILYIISYKPSYALDIDCK